The following are from one region of the Vicinamibacterales bacterium genome:
- the fabG gene encoding 3-oxoacyl-[acyl-carrier-protein] reductase has translation MMRLDGKVAIVTGASRGIGRAIAARLAQQGALVAAAARGDNAAATVTEITAAGGRAETVTADVGDAAAIDAMVAGVLERHGRIDILVNNAGITRDQLMLRLKRDDWDAVIATNLTGAFAATQAVLKPMIRQRAGRIVCISSVVGQSGNAGQANYAASKAGLIGFAKAVAQEVASRNVTVNVVAPGLIETDMTRGIAEKAHIDWTERIPLKRLGTPADVAAAVCFLASDEAAYITGQVLAVNGGMYM, from the coding sequence ATGATGCGGCTCGACGGCAAGGTCGCGATCGTGACCGGCGCCTCGCGCGGGATTGGCCGCGCCATCGCGGCGCGGCTCGCGCAGCAGGGCGCGCTGGTGGCGGCGGCCGCGCGCGGCGACAACGCCGCGGCGACGGTGACCGAGATCACCGCGGCGGGGGGCCGCGCCGAAACCGTCACCGCCGACGTCGGCGACGCCGCGGCCATCGACGCCATGGTCGCGGGCGTGCTCGAGCGGCACGGCCGCATCGACATCCTGGTCAACAACGCCGGCATCACCCGCGATCAGTTGATGCTGCGGCTGAAGCGTGATGACTGGGACGCGGTGATCGCGACGAATCTGACCGGGGCGTTCGCGGCGACCCAGGCCGTGCTCAAGCCGATGATCCGCCAGCGTGCCGGCCGCATTGTCTGCATCAGCTCGGTGGTCGGGCAGAGCGGCAACGCCGGCCAGGCGAACTACGCGGCGTCAAAGGCGGGGCTGATCGGGTTCGCCAAGGCGGTGGCGCAGGAAGTGGCCTCGCGCAACGTCACCGTGAACGTGGTCGCGCCAGGCCTGATCGAGACCGACATGACGCGCGGGATCGCCGAGAAGGCGCACATCGACTGGACGGAACGGATTCCGTTGAAGCGGCTGGGCACGCCCGCCGATGTCGCCGCGGCGGTCTGTTTCCTGGCGTCCGACGAGGCAGCGTATATTACTGGGCAGGTGCTTGCCGTCAACGGCGGCATGTACATGTAA
- the acpP gene encoding acyl carrier protein codes for MAVADKVKSIIVEQLGVDEEEVTPDASFVDDLGADSLDTVELVMAFEEEFGIEIPDEDAEKITRVKEAIEYIESHAKGKK; via the coding sequence ATGGCCGTAGCAGACAAGGTGAAGAGCATCATCGTCGAGCAGCTCGGGGTCGACGAAGAGGAAGTGACCCCGGATGCTTCATTCGTCGACGACCTGGGCGCCGACTCGCTCGACACCGTCGAACTCGTGATGGCGTTCGAGGAGGAGTTCGGGATCGAGATTCCGGACGAGGACGCCGAGAAGATCACGCGCGTCAAGGAGGCCATCGAGTACATCGAGTCGCACGCCAAGGGAAAGAAGTAG
- the fabF gene encoding beta-ketoacyl-ACP synthase II produces the protein MVTGVGLVSPLAIGTQANWDALLAGRSGIGPITRFDASQYSARIAGEVKGFDPLQFIDKKDVKKMDVFIQFALAASQFAVDDARLQVTPEIADGVGVFIASGIGGFQTIEREHIELMKGGPRRISPFFIPASIINLAAGQVSIRFGARGPNLATCTACTASAHAIGESFEIIRRGDADIMIAGGSEAAITPLGVGGFAAMRALSTRNDDPARASRPFDTDRDGFVMGEGSGICVLETLESAERRGASIYAELVGYGLSSDAYHLTGQPEDAHGAVRSMRMALRKAGIEPSAVDYVNAHGTSTPINDPTETRGVKMLFGEHARRLAMSSTKSMTGHLLGAAGGLEAGITALAVKHQIAPPTINLDHPDEACDLDYVPHTARPMAIRYALSNSFGFGGTNGTLLMKRFEG, from the coding sequence ATGGTGACGGGCGTAGGGCTGGTGTCCCCGCTCGCCATCGGGACGCAGGCAAACTGGGACGCCCTGCTGGCAGGTCGGAGCGGCATCGGACCGATTACGCGGTTCGACGCCTCGCAGTACTCGGCGCGCATCGCCGGCGAGGTGAAGGGCTTCGATCCCCTGCAGTTCATCGACAAGAAAGACGTCAAGAAGATGGACGTCTTCATCCAGTTCGCGCTCGCCGCGTCGCAGTTTGCCGTCGACGACGCGCGGTTGCAGGTGACGCCGGAGATCGCCGACGGAGTCGGCGTCTTCATCGCCTCGGGGATCGGCGGCTTCCAGACCATCGAGCGCGAGCACATCGAGCTGATGAAAGGCGGCCCGCGCCGCATCTCCCCGTTCTTCATTCCTGCGTCCATCATCAACCTCGCCGCCGGCCAGGTGTCGATCCGCTTCGGGGCGCGCGGCCCGAATCTGGCGACCTGCACCGCCTGCACGGCGTCGGCGCACGCCATCGGCGAGTCGTTCGAGATCATCCGCCGCGGCGACGCCGACATCATGATCGCCGGCGGCTCCGAGGCGGCGATCACCCCGCTGGGCGTCGGGGGCTTCGCGGCGATGCGGGCGCTGTCGACGCGCAACGACGATCCGGCGCGCGCCAGCCGGCCGTTCGACACCGATCGCGACGGCTTCGTCATGGGGGAGGGATCCGGCATCTGCGTGCTCGAGACGCTCGAGTCCGCCGAGCGGCGTGGCGCCTCGATCTACGCCGAGCTGGTCGGCTACGGTCTCAGCTCCGACGCCTACCACCTCACCGGCCAGCCCGAAGACGCGCACGGCGCCGTCCGCTCGATGCGGATGGCGTTGCGGAAGGCGGGCATCGAGCCGTCGGCGGTGGATTACGTCAACGCACATGGGACGTCAACCCCGATTAACGATCCGACCGAGACGCGGGGCGTCAAGATGCTCTTCGGCGAGCACGCGCGGCGGCTGGCGATGTCGTCGACCAAGTCGATGACCGGTCACCTGCTCGGCGCCGCCGGCGGTCTCGAGGCCGGCATCACCGCGCTGGCCGTGAAGCACCAGATCGCGCCGCCGACCATCAACCTCGACCACCCCGACGAAGCCTGCGATCTCGACTACGTGCCGCACACCGCCCGTCCGATGGCCATCCGCTATGCGCTGTCGAACTCCTTCGGCTTCGGCGGCACCAACGGCACGTTGCTGATGAAAAGATTCGAGGGCTGA
- a CDS encoding electron transfer flavoprotein subunit beta/FixA family protein → MKIAVCIKQVVTREWQLRVNDQKTWIRDQDASFELNEPDAYALEEALRLKEKHGGEVIVCCAGPARATQVIREALARGADRALHVESDALGTADAGTIAAALAEAIRAEQVDLVLTGLQSDDQGFGQVGVVLAETLGIPHATIIMEVQVEASGLRVKRELEGGWFQWVRLPLPALVTIQSGINQLRYATLKGIMAAKKKEIKKVAAPAVASGGQRVTSLYFPEKAKQTQVLAGPPAEAAKALVTRLREEARAL, encoded by the coding sequence ATGAAAATTGCCGTTTGTATCAAGCAAGTGGTCACGCGCGAGTGGCAGCTCCGCGTCAACGATCAGAAAACCTGGATCCGCGACCAGGACGCCAGCTTCGAGCTCAACGAGCCGGACGCCTACGCGTTGGAAGAAGCGCTCCGTCTCAAGGAAAAACACGGCGGCGAGGTCATTGTCTGCTGCGCCGGCCCGGCCCGCGCCACGCAGGTGATCCGGGAGGCGCTGGCCCGCGGCGCCGATCGCGCGTTGCACGTCGAATCGGACGCGCTCGGCACCGCCGACGCCGGCACGATTGCCGCGGCGCTCGCTGAGGCGATTCGCGCGGAGCAGGTCGATCTCGTGCTCACCGGACTGCAGTCCGACGATCAGGGGTTCGGACAGGTCGGCGTCGTGCTCGCCGAAACCCTCGGCATCCCGCACGCCACCATCATCATGGAAGTGCAGGTCGAGGCCAGCGGGCTCCGCGTCAAGCGTGAGCTCGAAGGCGGCTGGTTCCAGTGGGTCCGACTGCCGCTGCCGGCGCTGGTGACGATCCAGAGCGGCATCAACCAGCTCCGCTACGCCACGCTGAAGGGGATCATGGCCGCCAAGAAGAAGGAGATCAAGAAGGTGGCCGCGCCGGCCGTCGCCTCCGGCGGCCAGCGTGTCACCAGTCTGTATTTCCCCGAGAAGGCCAAACAGACGCAGGTGCTCGCCGGGCCGCCGGCCGAGGCCGCCAAGGCGCTCGTCACGCGCCTGCGCGAGGAAGCGAGGGCGCTGTGA
- a CDS encoding electron transfer flavoprotein subunit alpha/FixB family protein, translating into MILVIAEQRDGTLNRATLESIAAAQSASEPVKVAVLGSGVDAVAQELARAAIDEVIAVDDPSLQAYTADGFVLALEQLVRAEPPQRVFLPHTYQTRDFAPALAARLTWPLVTDCTALKDGGYVRPMFQGKLQADIAVDRPHLATFQIGAFRADAMKAGSAGIRKASIAIDASKIRQKPEAPFKEAKQAVDLSQAERIVAVGRGIKGQEHIELARKLAEAMGAELAASRPICDAGWLPMDRQIGSSGQTVAPKLYVALGISGAIQHLVGMKGSRTIVAINKDPEAPIFEVADYGIVGDLFEIVPALIAALK; encoded by the coding sequence GTGATTCTGGTGATCGCCGAACAGCGCGACGGCACGCTCAATCGCGCGACGCTCGAGTCCATCGCGGCGGCTCAGTCGGCGAGTGAGCCGGTCAAAGTCGCGGTGCTGGGATCCGGGGTCGACGCCGTCGCGCAGGAGCTCGCCCGTGCGGCGATCGACGAAGTGATCGCCGTCGACGATCCGTCGCTGCAGGCCTACACAGCCGACGGTTTCGTGCTCGCGCTGGAGCAGCTGGTGCGGGCCGAGCCGCCGCAGCGCGTGTTCCTGCCGCACACCTACCAGACGCGCGACTTCGCGCCGGCGCTGGCGGCCCGGCTGACGTGGCCGCTCGTCACTGATTGCACGGCGCTGAAAGATGGCGGCTACGTTCGACCGATGTTTCAGGGGAAGCTGCAGGCCGACATCGCCGTCGACCGTCCGCACCTGGCGACGTTCCAGATCGGCGCCTTCCGCGCCGACGCGATGAAGGCGGGCAGCGCCGGCATACGCAAGGCCTCGATCGCCATCGACGCATCGAAGATCCGGCAGAAACCGGAGGCCCCGTTCAAAGAGGCCAAGCAGGCGGTCGATCTCTCGCAGGCCGAGCGGATCGTCGCGGTCGGCCGCGGCATCAAGGGGCAGGAGCACATCGAGCTTGCCCGCAAGCTGGCCGAGGCGATGGGCGCCGAGCTCGCCGCGTCGCGGCCGATTTGCGATGCCGGTTGGCTGCCGATGGACCGCCAGATCGGCAGCTCTGGACAGACGGTCGCGCCCAAGCTGTACGTGGCGCTCGGCATCTCCGGCGCCATCCAGCATCTCGTCGGCATGAAGGGCTCGCGGACGATCGTCGCCATCAATAAGGATCCCGAGGCGCCGATCTTCGAGGTGGCGGACTACGGCATCGTCGGGGACCTGTTCGAGATAGTGCCGGCGCTGATCGCTGCGCTTAAGTAA